The following proteins come from a genomic window of Helicobacter canadensis MIT 98-5491:
- a CDS encoding F0F1 ATP synthase subunit delta — MKELIAKRYIKAFSKDAVKSELEKDLEFLSTLANAYQISKFKEIVESPYVDISKKVEFILQVILENKTTQRFSNFIKVLAEHKRLNLFQELYAELFSYIAFLNKEYVANLRVSEKYDEVVLNDIQSQFSKKLGVNLILKQEIVQEIGIKLIVEDLGIEISFSQEKFIQDLRNHIIKAF; from the coding sequence ATGAAAGAATTGATAGCAAAAAGATATATTAAGGCATTTTCTAAAGATGCAGTAAAAAGTGAATTGGAAAAGGATTTAGAATTTTTAAGCACTCTTGCAAATGCCTATCAAATTTCTAAATTTAAAGAAATTGTCGAATCGCCTTATGTGGATATTTCTAAGAAAGTGGAATTTATTTTGCAAGTAATTTTGGAAAATAAGACAACACAAAGATTTTCTAATTTTATTAAAGTTTTGGCAGAACATAAGCGTTTGAATTTGTTTCAAGAGTTATATGCGGAATTATTTTCGTATATTGCTTTTTTAAATAAAGAGTATGTTGCTAATTTGAGAGTAAGTGAAAAGTATGATGAAGTAGTTTTGAATGACATACAGAGTCAATTTAGCAAAAAGTTAGGTGTGAATTTGATTCTAAAACAAGAAATTGTGCAAGAAATTGGAATTAAATTGATTGTGGAGGATTTAGGTATTGAAATTTCCTTTTCTCAAGAGAAATTTATTCAAGATTTAAGAAACCATATTATAAAAGCATTTTAA
- the atpA gene encoding F0F1 ATP synthase subunit alpha, producing the protein MIAKLQADEISSIIKERIDNFELDLNIAQTGKVIAYADGVAKVYGLKDAMSYEMVEFDTGDKGLASSLEEGSVGVVVLGAGKEIKEGTSVKRLGKLLRVPVGDDLMGRVVNALGEPIDGKGAIEAKEFKFMEEKAPGIMARKSVHEPLQTGIKAIDALVPIGRGQRELIIGDRQTGKTTVAIDTIINQKGQDVVCIYVAIGQKESTVAQVVRKLEEHGAMEYTIIVNAPASDSAAMQYLAPYAGVTMGEYFRDNGRHALIVYDDLSKHAVAYREMSLILRRPPGREAFPGDVFYLHSRLLERAAKVSDELGAGSLTALPIIETQAGDVAAYIPTNVISITDGQIFLETDLFNSGIRPAINVGLSVSRVGGAAQIKATKQVSGTLRLDLAQYRELQAFAQFASDLDESSRKQLDRGQRMVEVLKQPPYSPLPIERQVVVIFAGARGFMDDISVANITKFEADLYPFLEAKYPQIFEDIRSKKMLDKDIEETLSKALEEFKASFIA; encoded by the coding sequence GTGATAGCGAAGTTACAAGCTGATGAAATTAGCTCTATTATTAAAGAGAGAATAGATAATTTCGAATTGGATTTAAATATTGCACAAACTGGAAAGGTTATTGCGTATGCTGATGGTGTTGCAAAAGTTTATGGACTTAAAGATGCTATGAGTTATGAAATGGTTGAGTTTGATACAGGCGATAAAGGCTTGGCTTCAAGCTTAGAAGAAGGCAGTGTGGGTGTTGTTGTTTTGGGTGCTGGAAAAGAGATTAAAGAGGGCACTTCAGTTAAGAGACTTGGTAAACTTTTGCGTGTTCCTGTTGGAGATGATTTAATGGGGAGAGTTGTGAATGCCTTAGGTGAGCCTATTGATGGTAAAGGGGCAATTGAAGCAAAAGAATTTAAGTTTATGGAAGAAAAAGCTCCTGGGATTATGGCAAGAAAGTCAGTTCATGAACCACTTCAAACAGGAATTAAAGCCATTGATGCACTAGTGCCAATTGGTCGAGGTCAAAGAGAGTTAATCATTGGTGATAGACAGACAGGTAAAACAACAGTTGCAATTGATACTATTATTAATCAAAAAGGACAAGATGTTGTTTGTATTTATGTTGCCATTGGACAAAAAGAATCCACAGTAGCACAAGTGGTGAGAAAATTAGAAGAGCATGGAGCAATGGAATATACAATTATCGTTAATGCTCCTGCTTCTGATTCTGCGGCAATGCAATATCTTGCTCCTTATGCGGGTGTAACAATGGGAGAATATTTTAGAGATAATGGCAGACACGCTTTGATTGTTTATGATGATTTGAGTAAGCACGCGGTTGCTTATCGTGAAATGTCTTTAATATTAAGACGCCCTCCAGGTCGTGAAGCTTTTCCAGGAGATGTTTTTTATTTGCATTCAAGATTATTAGAAAGAGCCGCCAAAGTAAGTGATGAATTGGGTGCTGGTTCTTTGACAGCGTTGCCAATTATTGAAACACAAGCAGGAGATGTGGCTGCGTATATTCCTACTAATGTTATTTCTATTACTGATGGACAAATTTTCCTTGAAACAGATTTATTTAATTCAGGTATTCGTCCTGCTATCAATGTGGGTCTTTCTGTATCTCGTGTGGGCGGTGCTGCACAAATCAAAGCTACCAAGCAAGTTTCAGGGACTTTAAGATTGGATTTAGCTCAATATAGAGAATTGCAAGCCTTTGCACAATTCGCATCCGATCTTGATGAATCAAGCCGAAAACAACTCGATAGAGGGCAAAGAATGGTAGAAGTTCTAAAACAACCTCCTTATTCTCCATTGCCAATTGAAAGGCAAGTGGTAGTTATTTTTGCAGGTGCAAGAGGTTTTATGGATGATATTTCTGTAGCCAATATTACTAAATTTGAAGCAGATTTATATCCATTTTTAGAAGCTAAATATCCACAAATTTTTGAAGACATTCGTTCTAAAAAAATGCTTGATAAGGATATCGAAGAAACTCTTAGTAAAGCTTTAGAAGAGTTTAAAGCTAGTTTTATAGCATAA
- the atpG gene encoding ATP synthase F1 subunit gamma: MGNNLKDIRKQISSVLNTQKTTRAMKLVSTSKLKKADEMARRSKTYANKIVEVLGEIKAKVASGENVQDNLYFAPAGETGLVDIVLVTADKGLCGGFNINTIKEVNRIIAEHKAKNAKVRLRVIGKKAIEYYKFNEIEILDSAVGLSATPNYAQAAEFINKAVNDYLQGITSKIILVHNGFKNMISQEMKISQLLPIEGIESSQECSSILEVEPNEQENEVLNQLANKYIEFSMYYALVDSLAAEHSARMQAMDAATNNAGELAKSLTVAYNKARQEAITTELVEINTGVESMK, encoded by the coding sequence ATGGGAAACAACTTAAAAGATATTAGGAAGCAGATATCAAGTGTTTTAAACACGCAAAAGACTACGCGTGCGATGAAACTTGTATCGACTTCTAAGCTTAAAAAAGCCGATGAAATGGCAAGACGATCTAAAACCTATGCAAATAAAATTGTAGAGGTGCTTGGAGAAATTAAAGCAAAAGTAGCAAGTGGAGAGAATGTGCAAGATAATCTTTATTTTGCACCTGCTGGGGAGACAGGACTTGTAGATATTGTTTTGGTAACAGCAGATAAAGGTTTATGCGGTGGTTTTAATATTAATACTATTAAAGAGGTTAATCGAATTATAGCAGAACACAAAGCTAAAAATGCCAAAGTTCGTTTGCGTGTTATCGGTAAAAAAGCAATCGAGTATTACAAATTTAATGAAATAGAAATTTTAGATAGTGCTGTTGGTTTAAGTGCGACACCTAATTATGCTCAAGCGGCAGAATTTATCAATAAAGCAGTAAATGATTATTTGCAAGGAATAACTTCAAAAATTATTTTGGTGCATAATGGTTTTAAGAATATGATTTCTCAAGAGATGAAAATTTCTCAACTTTTACCTATTGAGGGCATTGAATCTTCTCAAGAGTGCAGTTCTATTTTAGAAGTTGAGCCAAATGAGCAAGAGAATGAAGTTTTAAATCAACTAGCTAATAAATATATTGAGTTTAGTATGTATTATGCTTTGGTAGATTCATTGGCAGCAGAGCATAGTGCAAGGATGCAAGCAATGGATGCTGCAACTAATAATGCAGGAGAATTGGCAAAAAGTTTAACGGTTGCTTATAATAAAGCAAGACAAGAAGCAATTACAACTGAGCTGGTAGAGATTAATACCGGTGTTGAGTCTATGAAATAA
- the atpD gene encoding F0F1 ATP synthase subunit beta has translation MIGKIVQVMGPVVDIDFESYLPAINEALDIDFSIDGQSRKLVLEVAAHIGDNRVRAIAMDMTEGLTRGEKVVARGNPIMVPVGEQVLGRIFNVTGDVIDGGEALNNPEKWSIHREAPTFENQSTKTEMFETGIKVVDLLAPYSKGGKVGLFGGAGVGKTVVIMELIHNVAFKHSGYSVFAGVGERTREGNDLYHEMKESGVLDKVALCYGQMNEPPGARNRIAFTGLTMAEYFRDEKGLDVLMFIDNIFRYAQSGAEMSALLGRIPSAVGYQPTLASEMGKLQERITSTKKGSITSVQAVYVPADDLTDPAPASVFAHLDATTVLNRKIAEKGIYPAVDPLDSTSRILDPQVVGEDHYRVATSVQQVLQKYKDLQDIIAILGMDELSEEDKKVVERARKIEKFLSQPFFVAEVFTGSPGKYVTLQETLEGFKGILEGKYDHIPENAFYMVGNINEVLEKAEKMKAGA, from the coding sequence ATGATAGGGAAAATAGTTCAAGTAATGGGTCCTGTTGTGGATATTGATTTTGAATCATATCTTCCAGCAATTAATGAAGCGTTAGATATTGATTTTTCTATTGATGGGCAATCGCGTAAATTGGTTTTAGAAGTTGCAGCGCATATTGGTGATAATCGTGTTAGAGCGATTGCTATGGATATGACAGAGGGCTTAACTAGGGGAGAAAAAGTTGTTGCAAGAGGTAATCCTATTATGGTTCCTGTTGGAGAGCAAGTTTTAGGAAGAATTTTTAATGTAACAGGAGATGTAATTGATGGCGGTGAAGCTTTAAATAATCCTGAAAAATGGTCAATTCATAGGGAAGCACCAACTTTTGAAAACCAAAGCACAAAAACTGAAATGTTTGAAACAGGAATCAAGGTTGTAGATTTACTAGCTCCTTATTCAAAAGGTGGTAAAGTAGGATTGTTTGGTGGTGCAGGTGTAGGTAAGACTGTTGTTATTATGGAGCTTATTCACAATGTTGCATTTAAACATAGTGGTTATTCTGTGTTTGCAGGTGTTGGAGAGAGAACAAGAGAAGGAAACGATCTTTATCATGAAATGAAAGAATCGGGTGTTTTAGATAAAGTTGCCTTATGCTATGGTCAAATGAATGAGCCACCAGGAGCAAGAAATAGAATTGCTTTTACAGGGCTTACAATGGCAGAATACTTTCGTGATGAAAAAGGCTTGGATGTATTGATGTTTATTGACAATATCTTCAGATATGCTCAATCAGGTGCGGAAATGTCAGCACTATTAGGTAGAATTCCTTCGGCAGTTGGTTATCAACCAACACTAGCAAGTGAAATGGGTAAATTGCAAGAGAGAATCACATCAACCAAAAAAGGTTCTATTACTTCTGTTCAAGCGGTTTATGTTCCTGCAGATGACTTAACTGACCCTGCTCCTGCTTCTGTTTTTGCACACCTTGATGCAACAACTGTTTTAAATAGAAAAATTGCAGAAAAAGGAATTTATCCCGCAGTAGATCCACTTGATTCAACTTCTAGAATCCTTGATCCACAAGTAGTTGGTGAGGATCACTATAGAGTGGCTACAAGTGTTCAACAAGTTTTACAAAAGTATAAAGATTTGCAAGATATTATTGCAATTTTGGGTATGGATGAACTTTCTGAAGAAGATAAAAAAGTAGTTGAAAGAGCAAGAAAAATTGAAAAATTCCTTTCTCAACCTTTCTTTGTGGCTGAAGTCTTTACAGGAAGTCCAGGTAAATATGTTACTTTACAAGAAACATTAGAAGGATTCAAAGGAATTTTGGAAGGAAAATACGATCATATTCCAGAAAATGCTTTTTATATGGTAGGTAATATTAATGAGGTTCTTGAAAAAGCTGAAAAAATGAAGGCGGGTGCATAA
- the atpC gene encoding ATP synthase F1 subunit epsilon — METLKLDIVTPEGKIFSNNVKSVTLPGSEGEFGVLPGHVGIVTTLDSGVIEIEKQDGKKEIVAINWGYAKVNERSVDILAEGAVDINGDSESEIAQAIANAKKLLEDSTDNKVAASMVVSRIENIAKSIL, encoded by the coding sequence ATGGAAACCTTGAAATTGGATATTGTAACGCCAGAAGGAAAGATATTTTCTAATAATGTCAAGAGTGTAACACTTCCTGGAAGTGAGGGAGAATTTGGAGTTCTTCCTGGGCATGTTGGTATTGTAACCACACTTGATAGCGGAGTTATTGAGATTGAAAAACAAGATGGCAAAAAGGAGATAGTGGCTATCAATTGGGGTTATGCTAAAGTTAATGAGAGAAGTGTTGATATTTTAGCAGAAGGTGCAGTGGATATTAATGGCGATAGTGAGAGTGAAATTGCACAAGCTATTGCCAATGCCAAAAAACTTCTTGAAGATTCAACAGATAATAAAGTTGCTGCTTCAATGGTTGTTTCTCGTATTGAAAATATCGCTAAGAGTATTTTATGA
- a CDS encoding MotA/TolQ/ExbB proton channel family protein gives MNWMNLTGNYGMTTIVVLAWLSLYFILVIWIFLYRYFSLNAMIQREKKNVESLLKGKNVLIRDSAFNLNGIDRQKSESLLQYFLNKTIKEATIGLTFLGIVASTAPFIGLFGTVVEILEAFSKLGMESKATLDVIAPIISKALIATAAGILTAIPAYSFNLFLKRKVFDLNTYLQLQVNLLAYSKDKE, from the coding sequence ATGAATTGGATGAATTTAACTGGCAACTATGGAATGACAACCATAGTTGTTCTTGCTTGGCTTTCTTTGTATTTTATTTTGGTTATTTGGATTTTTTTGTATCGTTATTTTAGTCTTAATGCCATGATTCAAAGAGAAAAAAAGAATGTAGAGTCTCTTTTAAAGGGTAAAAATGTTTTAATACGCGATTCTGCATTTAATTTAAATGGAATCGATAGACAAAAATCCGAATCTTTGTTGCAATATTTTTTAAATAAGACAATCAAGGAAGCTACAATAGGCTTAACCTTTTTGGGTATCGTAGCTTCAACAGCTCCTTTTATTGGATTATTTGGAACGGTTGTTGAAATTTTGGAAGCTTTTTCAAAGTTGGGAATGGAATCTAAGGCGACTTTAGATGTGATAGCGCCTATTATTTCAAAAGCCCTTATTGCAACAGCCGCTGGAATTTTAACGGCAATTCCTGCTTATTCTTTTAATTTATTTTTAAAACGAAAAGTGTTTGATTTAAATACTTATTTGCAATTGCAAGTTAATCTATTAGCGTATTCAAAAGATAAAGAATAG
- a CDS encoding biopolymer transporter ExbD, with protein MLVLLAILMVTAPVIVYQEEIALPQGSKTSKIQEDSKIEIRVDSQRKIYLKDDILDFRSFPDAFIVFANGYDRNTQVYIRADKNLKYDDVIFILKIAKQSGFSRVSLVTDG; from the coding sequence ATGCTGGTTTTGTTAGCTATTTTAATGGTAACAGCACCAGTGATTGTATATCAAGAAGAGATTGCTTTGCCTCAAGGTTCTAAAACAAGCAAGATTCAAGAAGATTCTAAGATTGAAATTCGCGTTGATTCTCAAAGGAAAATTTACTTAAAAGATGATATTTTAGATTTTAGAAGTTTTCCTGATGCCTTTATTGTTTTTGCTAATGGATATGATAGAAACACGCAAGTTTATATTAGAGCGGATAAAAATCTTAAATACGATGATGTGATTTTCATTTTAAAAATTGCCAAACAAAGCGGTTTTAGCAGAGTTTCATTAGTTACTGATGGATAG
- a CDS encoding energy transducer TonB, with protein MDRIFFLFLSGVVAIFTYLLVVGIFLWHFYASKESPKQYTTYKETSFSVALIEEKREVPKKNNQTPKNKEQEKAKEIPIKEENASRTANVGLGINNLFQQVEAKREVPKEALKPQSQNDKIARRKKALESMQKREDNLKENIEKIVSNLEIKKTMGFLAPKGEYDEFYAKVQEILYENWNPIQTQNENRAEIQITIDWQGKFSYKIVKLSGNLEFDKALQEFLDIMQNKEFPKYEGGDSTNIIVTFKTEV; from the coding sequence ATGGATAGAATATTTTTTCTTTTTTTAAGTGGTGTTGTTGCCATTTTTACTTATTTGTTAGTTGTTGGGATATTTTTATGGCATTTTTATGCTTCTAAGGAATCGCCAAAGCAATACACAACTTATAAGGAAACAAGTTTTAGCGTCGCGTTGATTGAAGAAAAGAGGGAGGTTCCAAAAAAAAATAATCAAACTCCAAAAAATAAAGAGCAAGAAAAAGCAAAAGAGATTCCCATTAAAGAAGAAAATGCTTCAAGAACTGCAAATGTGGGCTTGGGTATTAATAATTTATTCCAGCAAGTTGAAGCCAAAAGAGAAGTTCCAAAAGAAGCTTTGAAGCCACAAAGTCAAAATGATAAAATAGCAAGACGCAAAAAGGCTTTGGAGAGTATGCAAAAAAGAGAAGATAATCTAAAAGAAAATATTGAAAAAATCGTTTCTAATCTTGAAATAAAAAAAACAATGGGATTTTTAGCTCCAAAAGGGGAATATGATGAATTTTATGCAAAAGTGCAAGAAATTTTGTATGAAAATTGGAATCCAATACAAACGCAAAATGAAAATCGTGCAGAGATACAAATCACTATTGATTGGCAGGGAAAATTTTCTTATAAGATTGTAAAATTATCAGGAAATTTAGAATTTGATAAAGCTTTGCAAGAGTTTTTAGATATAATGCAAAACAAAGAATTTCCAAAGTATGAGGGCGGAGATTCAACTAATATTATTGTAACTTTTAAAACAGAGGTGTAA
- the tolB gene encoding Tol-Pal system protein TolB yields the protein MKKICFLFLMSLSFVFANQNIDATLEVVKKFGNLPNILVQYTGKDYNQREYTLKVFKMLIADLKVTGHFAVQEGEGLSGAMAINFDEYRKSKVDLVANVSAEVIRDGLIVNLQLYDVNAGNLVLNKEYKSSQLPAYPFLAHKLAVDINDYIKAPSVDWMQRMVVVSYYTKSGESEIISSDYTLTYKNTLISGGLNIFPKWANEEQSAFYYTKYLDKPTLFKFDLITGENKQILSSEGMLVASDVSKDSNRLLLTMAPNEQADIYLYDLSNGTLKKLTNYRGIDVSANFIEDEKRVMFISDRLGYPNVFAISVDGESAGSVEQMVFHGRNNNAANAYGNYIVYSSRETSEEFGSNTFNLYLVSTKSDFIRRLSANGVNQLPRFAKDGETIMYIKHENNQSALGIIRLNYNKTLLFPLRGGIIQSIDW from the coding sequence ATGAAAAAGATTTGTTTTTTGTTTTTAATGAGTTTGAGTTTTGTTTTTGCCAATCAAAATATTGATGCAACTTTAGAGGTTGTTAAAAAATTTGGTAATCTTCCTAATATTTTAGTGCAATACACAGGTAAAGATTATAATCAAAGAGAATATACATTAAAAGTCTTTAAAATGTTGATTGCCGATTTAAAGGTTACTGGGCATTTTGCGGTGCAAGAGGGCGAAGGGCTTTCTGGAGCTATGGCAATTAATTTTGATGAGTATCGAAAGTCTAAAGTGGATTTAGTGGCAAATGTTAGTGCAGAAGTGATCCGAGATGGATTGATTGTGAATTTGCAACTTTATGATGTCAATGCGGGGAATTTAGTTTTAAATAAAGAGTATAAAAGCAGTCAGTTACCTGCATATCCTTTTTTGGCTCATAAATTAGCAGTGGATATTAATGATTATATCAAAGCACCAAGTGTAGATTGGATGCAAAGAATGGTAGTTGTTTCCTATTATACAAAATCAGGTGAAAGTGAGATTATTTCTAGTGATTATACATTGACTTATAAGAATACCCTTATTAGTGGTGGATTAAATATTTTCCCCAAATGGGCTAATGAAGAACAAAGTGCTTTTTATTATACGAAATATTTAGATAAGCCTACGCTTTTTAAATTTGACTTGATTACAGGGGAGAATAAGCAGATTCTTAGTAGTGAGGGTATGTTAGTAGCCTCTGATGTGAGTAAAGATTCTAATAGGCTATTATTGACCATGGCTCCTAATGAGCAGGCTGATATTTATCTCTATGATTTGTCTAATGGTACATTAAAAAAATTAACCAATTATCGCGGAATTGATGTAAGTGCAAATTTTATTGAAGATGAAAAGCGTGTAATGTTTATTTCAGATCGCTTAGGTTATCCTAATGTGTTTGCGATTTCTGTTGATGGTGAGAGTGCAGGAAGTGTAGAGCAGATGGTTTTTCATGGAAGAAACAATAATGCAGCAAATGCTTATGGAAATTATATCGTGTATTCAAGCAGAGAAACAAGCGAAGAATTTGGGAGTAATACCTTTAATCTCTATCTCGTTTCTACTAAAAGTGATTTTATTAGAAGATTGAGCGCCAATGGTGTTAATCAATTGCCGCGCTTTGCAAAAGATGGAGAAACAATTATGTATATTAAGCACGAAAACAACCAAAGTGCTTTGGGTATTATTCGTTTAAATTATAATAAAACTCTATTATTTCCACTTCGTGGAGGCATTATTCAATCAATAGATTGGTAA
- a CDS encoding OmpA family protein has protein sequence MKKSLVFGSLVAALLMVGCSQKSGNVGTSSAQDSTANQGVSQGYVGGRDNFVNLEERIQYVEGGLQNVFFNFDQFVIRADMQNVVDNDANVLKDVSAAPLSVRVEGNTDEWGTDEYNYALGLKRAVAVKEALVAKGVSESKIVLVSYGESKPTCTQKTRECWAENRKVTFKMLP, from the coding sequence ATGAAAAAAAGTTTAGTTTTTGGGTCTTTAGTAGCTGCATTATTAATGGTTGGTTGTAGCCAAAAAAGCGGTAACGTAGGCACAAGTAGTGCGCAAGATTCTACTGCAAATCAAGGTGTTTCTCAAGGCTATGTAGGTGGTCGAGATAATTTTGTTAATTTAGAAGAAAGAATTCAATATGTAGAAGGTGGTTTGCAAAATGTCTTTTTTAACTTTGATCAATTTGTTATCCGTGCAGATATGCAAAATGTAGTGGATAATGATGCTAATGTTTTAAAAGATGTAAGTGCGGCACCTTTAAGTGTAAGAGTTGAAGGAAACACTGATGAGTGGGGAACTGATGAATATAATTATGCATTGGGCTTAAAAAGAGCAGTTGCGGTTAAAGAAGCTTTAGTGGCAAAAGGTGTAAGTGAGAGCAAGATTGTGCTTGTAAGCTATGGAGAAAGTAAGCCTACTTGCACGCAAAAAACTCGAGAATGTTGGGCAGAGAATAGAAAAGTAACTTTTAAAATGTTGCCATAA
- a CDS encoding tetratricopeptide repeat protein, translated as MQKQICVSLVLINFLLAQEPSAFNAGGDTPMKTKEQILDEKLFNLSAKVKDIEVSQEGLKSVFEGQLQRIQEVSRQLNTRINDNNATIMSIKEHMETNFSTQNENIQKLQESITALGELIQKVDTQTKAEIDVIKKMLLDETQQENKIEAKEVKKNASNASKQIDNGKTAEKLKDKPLAEVFAEGEKLLEQKEYKLASEYLQKAVEGHYKPARGNYLLGESAFYQKKYEDAIYYYKVSAERYDKADYMPLLMLHTAQAFEKINNKENALKFLESLVVLYPDSKEAQEAKKLLSK; from the coding sequence TTGCAAAAACAGATTTGTGTAAGTTTAGTATTAATTAATTTTCTTTTAGCGCAAGAACCATCAGCTTTTAATGCTGGTGGCGATACTCCAATGAAGACCAAGGAGCAAATTTTAGATGAAAAACTTTTTAATCTTTCTGCTAAAGTAAAAGATATTGAAGTATCGCAAGAGGGCTTAAAAAGTGTTTTTGAGGGGCAACTTCAAAGAATCCAAGAAGTTTCTCGCCAATTAAATACGCGTATTAATGATAATAATGCAACGATAATGAGCATAAAAGAGCATATGGAAACAAATTTTTCTACGCAAAATGAAAATATTCAAAAGTTGCAAGAAAGCATTACAGCACTTGGAGAGTTGATTCAAAAGGTTGATACGCAGACTAAAGCTGAAATTGATGTGATAAAAAAAATGCTTTTAGATGAAACACAGCAGGAAAATAAAATAGAAGCAAAAGAAGTTAAAAAAAATGCTTCCAATGCAAGTAAGCAGATAGATAATGGTAAAACTGCAGAAAAGCTAAAAGATAAGCCATTAGCAGAGGTATTTGCAGAAGGAGAAAAATTACTAGAGCAAAAGGAATATAAACTTGCAAGTGAGTATTTGCAAAAGGCAGTAGAAGGACACTATAAGCCTGCTCGAGGGAATTATTTGTTAGGAGAATCTGCTTTTTATCAAAAAAAATATGAAGATGCAATTTATTATTATAAAGTTAGTGCGGAACGCTATGATAAAGCAGATTATATGCCATTATTGATGTTGCATACCGCACAAGCTTTTGAAAAAATAAACAATAAAGAAAATGCCTTGAAATTTTTGGAATCCTTGGTAGTGCTTTATCCAGATTCCAAAGAAGCACAAGAAGCAAAAAAACTTTTATCTAAATAA
- a CDS encoding FKBP-type peptidyl-prolyl cis-trans isomerase codes for MIEKNQVVSIEYEVRENGKEAVLDSNIGGKPLEFIMGAGEIIKGLEEAVAEMSVGDKKQVIIAPVNAYGEYISDYVQEVPRDQFTGIDLQEGMTLFGQGENGQTVQVVVKGFNDEVVMVDYNHPLAGKELDFSVTILGVRMATEKELTYGLHHQEQHGQGGGCCGGGCGCH; via the coding sequence ATGATAGAAAAAAATCAAGTTGTGAGTATCGAATATGAAGTAAGAGAAAATGGAAAAGAGGCGGTTTTGGATTCTAATATTGGCGGTAAGCCTTTAGAATTTATTATGGGTGCTGGAGAGATTATCAAAGGACTTGAGGAAGCGGTTGCAGAAATGTCTGTAGGTGATAAAAAACAGGTTATTATTGCTCCTGTTAATGCCTATGGTGAATACATTTCTGATTATGTTCAAGAAGTTCCAAGAGATCAATTTACAGGTATTGATTTACAAGAAGGTATGACACTTTTTGGACAAGGAGAAAATGGTCAAACTGTGCAAGTGGTTGTAAAAGGCTTTAACGATGAAGTGGTTATGGTGGACTATAACCATCCTTTAGCAGGAAAAGAATTGGATTTTTCTGTAACAATTCTTGGTGTAAGAATGGCTACAGAAAAGGAATTAACTTATGGATTGCATCATCAAGAACAACATGGTCAAGGTGGCGGTTGTTGTGGTGGAGGATGTGGTTGTCACTAG